One window from the genome of Prinia subflava isolate CZ2003 ecotype Zambia chromosome 2, Cam_Psub_1.2, whole genome shotgun sequence encodes:
- the XKR5 gene encoding XK-related protein 5, whose product MSQSPGRGHWGRCPVRPWRGGRSGTDPGGSFFLLLLLLLPFLPPPPPPPPCGARRMRGAVPGLSLTLLAAESGARLCAIIHYLVRGQLGWFGLTIACLVPGYAAQLLSILWFRADGHAPGCCLLALHLLQLGLWKRYWDVVRAAAETGGAAGEVLAQLGDVCVLRLLEALLQTLPHLLLQAYVVVAVDPAGFIPGVSAGLSLLSLAWALVSYSHFTCLLRPGHLSPPAAVILCLLLWRTGMLGTRVLALVLFARLYSFWVFAVAGAHWLLMSFWLGAQQTDIVAQPCRWRLFNCLLGAVYIFCYINVWPGPSKTRVTVFYAIMLMENTLLLLLGTRFLQAELRNSLTVTGAVMSGSVIGATALVIYYSLLHPKSTEIWQGFLETTCGAAAAGDEEVSGESSQAGQSSGTLGDEESLPVEGTKTEPKNETSSSLLQSKGCLEDSWTDHHHWLLVKLALKTGDLSMINAAFGDGGVGEAFPGGWMMEKAPGVEPGADFSLPMRDIHPSGLAVGNGGGLKPSAGALEMAQEDGAGQEPDFPPSTSHPSGFSPDSTESSSVYFSASAGGIISPGAGTATATSMSLVQRDSEGCLGEGGGGRGGDLSLGMASISPILGACAHRCLQRSSSFGNTGSCGVAGPPKEGSEPSGTEGALVGSHHLWDTHPCGPPGTVPRSKLRSPCFTSTPKACSKCPQ is encoded by the exons ATGTCACAGAGcccggggaggggacactgggggaggTGCCCGGTGAGGCCGTGGaggggcgggcggagcgggaCCGACCCTGGCGgatccttcttcctcctcctcctccttctcctccctttcctccctcctcctcctcctcctcctccctgcggTGCTCGCAGGATGCGCGGGGCCGTCCCCGGGCTCAGCCTGACGCTGCTGGCGGCGGAGAGCGGCGCCC ggctctgtgccatCATCCACTACCTTGTCCGTGGGCAGCTGGGCTGGTTCGGGCTGACCATCGCCTGCCTGGTGCCCGGCTACGCCGCCCAGCTCCTCAGCATCCTCTGGTTCCGGGCGGACGGACACGCACCCGGCTGCTGCCTCCTGGCgctgcacctcctgcagctgggcctCTGGAAGCG GTACTGGGATGTCgtgcgggcggcggcggagaCGGGCGGCGCTGCCGGGGAGGTGCTGGCTCAGCTCGGGGATGTCTGTGTGCTGCGGCTCCTGGAGGCCCTGCTGCAGACCCTGCCTCACCTTCTGCTCCAGGCCTATGTTGTGGTGGCCGTGGACCCAGCGGGCTTCATCCCTG GTGTCAGcgcggggctgtccctgctgtccctggcctGGGCTCTGGTCTCCTACAGCCACTTCACCTGCCTGCTGAGGCCCGGGCACCTGAGCCCACCGGCTGCTGTcatcctgtgcctgctgctctggaggaCAGGGATGCTGGGGACCCGCGTCCTGGCCCTGGTGCTCTTTGCCAGGCTCTATTCCTTCTGGGTTTTCGCTGTGGCAG ggGCCCACTGGCTGCTCATGTCCTTCTGGCTGGGGGCCCAGCAGACGGATATCGTGGCCCAGCCGTGCCGCTGGAGGCTCTTCAACTgcctgctgggggctgtgtACATCTTCTGCTACATCAATGTCTGGCCCGGCCCCTCCAAGACCAGGGTGACCGTATTTTATGCA ATAATGCTGATGGAGAAcacgctcctgctgctgttgggcACCCGgttcctgcaggcagagctgaggaacAGTCTGACAGTGACTGGGGCTGTCATGTCAGGGTCTGTAATAG GTGCCACAGCGCTGGTGATTTACTACAGCCTGCTCCATCCCAAGTCCACAGAGATCTGGCAGGGATTCCTGGAGACAACCTgcggtgctgcagcagctggggatgaGGAGGTGTCTGGGGAGAGCTCCCAAGCTGGGCAGAGTTCAGGGACTTTGGGAGATGAGGAGTCCTTGCCAGTGGAAGGGACCAAGACAGAGCCCAAAAATGAGACCAGCTCATCGCTGCTGCAGTCCAAAGGGTGTTTGGAGGACAGCTGGACTGACCATCACCATTGGCTGCTGGTGAAGCTGGCCTTGAAGACGGGAGATCTGTCCATGATCAACGCAGCCTTTGGAGATGGTGGCGTGGGAGAGGCTTTTCCTGGAGGATGGATGATGGAGAAAGCCCCTGGTGTTGAGCCTGGGGCAGACTTTTCCCTCCCCATGAGGGACATCCATCCCTCTGGACTGGCAGTGGGGAATGGAGGAGGCCTCAAACCCAGTGCTGGTGCTCTGGAGATGGCacaggaggatggagcagggcaggagcctgaTTTTCCCCCGTCCACGTCCCATCCCAGTGGCTTCTCCCCGGATTCAACCGAGAGCTCCTCTGTGTATTTCAGTGCAAGTGCAGGAGGCATCATCtcacctggggcagggacagccacagccacaaGCATGTCCCTGGTGCAAAGGGACAGCGagggctgcctgggagaaggaggaggaggaagaggaggggatTTATCCCTTGGGATGGCCAGCATCAGCCCAATCCTGGGTGCTTGTGCCCACAGGTGTCTGCAGAGAAGCTCTTCCTTTGGCAACACAGGCAGCTGTGGGGTGGCAGGTCCCCCCAAAGAGGGCTCAGAGCCCTCAGGGACAGAGGGTGCCCTTGTGGGGTCCCATCACCTTTGGGACACCCACCCTTGTGGCCCGCCGGGGACTGTGCCGAGGAGCAAGCTGAGGTCACCGTGCTTCACCTCCACCCCTAAGGCCTGCTCTAAGTGCCCCCAGTGA
- the TRAM2 gene encoding translocating chain-associated membrane protein 2 isoform X4, whose translation MSVSIPGARSRSLTSELSTACLVQVLALGPVLGLCRVRVQGWGEVRCQDRGWVPVCVRAQVRSGSGWGPDRVLGPGLGPGPAPWPDPGASRCQCRTRSRCGSERCECQCRGGVGAGPGAGRSGAGAVPMAGSGWGRYRCGSGRCRSRPGAGRAVPDPVPVRVGRCRSRLGAGRAVPVPSRCGSGGAGPVPVRVAAEPGRCRIRSLCGSQRSRGGAGGGAGAGRGGVGAGAERSRAGAGRAEAAAPARGHRGAPRSSAGPGEVWARLGPGHGLPPAGQEPPALQPGVPHPQPRRHRLLPGAQRPHRPHVRGDSQDCLPVHLTSV comes from the exons ATGTCCGTGTCCATACCTGGGGCCAGGTCTCGGTCTCTCACATCCGAGCTTTCCACTGCGTGCTTGGTCCAGGTCCTGGCTCTTGGAccggtgctggggctgtgccgggTCCGTGTCCAGGGCTGGGGTGAGGTCCGGTGCCAGGACCGGGGCTGGGTCCCGGTTTGTGTCCGTGCCCAGGTCCGGTCCGGCTCAGGGTGGGGCCCCGATCGGGTGCTGGGTCCCGGTTTGGGACCGGGTCCAGCTCCGTGGCCGGATCCCGGTGCGAGTCGGTGCCAATGCCGGACCCGGTCCCGGTGCGGATCGGAGCGCTGCGAGTGCCAGTGTCGGGGTGGGGTCGGTGCCGGTCCCGGTGCAG GTCGGAGCGGTGCTGGGGCAGTGCCGATGGCCGGGTCGGGGTGGGGTCGGTACCGGTGCGGATCGGGGCGGTGCCGGTCCCGTCCCGGTGCGGGTCG GGCGGTGCCGGATCCGGTCCCGGTGCGGGTCGGGCGGTGCCGGTCCCGTCTCGGTGCGGGTCGGGCGGTGCCGGTCCCGTCCCGGTGCGGGTCGGGCGGTGCCGGTCCCGTCCCTGTGCGGGTCGCAGCGGAGCCGGGGCGGTGCCGGATCCGGTCCCTGTGCGGGTCGCAGCGGAgccggggcggtgccggcggcggtgccggtgcgggccggggcggggtcGGTGCCGGGGCCGAGCGGagccgggcgggcgcggggagGGCTGAGGCGGCGGCGCCTGCGCGGGGCCATCGCGGCGCTCCGCGAAGTTCCGCGGGGCCCGGGGAAGTTTGGGCTCGGCTCGGCCCCGGCCATGGCCTTCCGCCGGCGGGCCAAGAGCCACCCGCTCTTCAGCCAGGAGTTCCTCATCCACAACCACGCCgacatcggcttctgcctggTGCTCAGCGTCCTCATCGCCCTCATGTTCGAG GTGACAGCCAAGACTGCCTTCCTGTTCATCTTACCTCAGTATAA
- the TRAM2 gene encoding translocating chain-associated membrane protein 2 isoform X3 — MSVSIPGARSRSLTSELSTACLVQVLALGPVLGLCRVRVQGWGEVRCQDRGWVPVCVRAQVRSGSGWGPDRVLGPGLGPGPAPWPDPGASRCQCRTRSRCGSERCECQCRGGVGAGPGAGRSGAGAVPMAGSGWGRYRCGSGRCRSRPGAGRGGAGPRPGAGQAVPDPVPVRVGRCRSRLGAGRAVPVPSRCGSGGAGPVPVRVAAEPGRCRIRSLCGSQRSRGGAGGGAGAGRGGVGAGAERSRAGAGRAEAAAPARGHRGAPRSSAGPGEVWARLGPGHGLPPAGQEPPALQPGVPHPQPRRHRLLPGAQRPHRPHVRGDSQDCLPVHLTSV, encoded by the exons ATGTCCGTGTCCATACCTGGGGCCAGGTCTCGGTCTCTCACATCCGAGCTTTCCACTGCGTGCTTGGTCCAGGTCCTGGCTCTTGGAccggtgctggggctgtgccgggTCCGTGTCCAGGGCTGGGGTGAGGTCCGGTGCCAGGACCGGGGCTGGGTCCCGGTTTGTGTCCGTGCCCAGGTCCGGTCCGGCTCAGGGTGGGGCCCCGATCGGGTGCTGGGTCCCGGTTTGGGACCGGGTCCAGCTCCGTGGCCGGATCCCGGTGCGAGTCGGTGCCAATGCCGGACCCGGTCCCGGTGCGGATCGGAGCGCTGCGAGTGCCAGTGTCGGGGTGGGGTCGGTGCCGGTCCCGGTGCAG GTCGGAGCGGTGCTGGGGCAGTGCCGATGGCCGGGTCGGGGTGGGGTCGGTACCGGTGCGGATCGGGGCGGTGCCGGTCCCGTCCCGGTGCGGGTCGGGGCGGTGCCGGTCCCCGTCCCGGTGCGGGTCAGGCGGTGCCGGATCCGGTCCCGGTGCGGGTCGGGCGGTGCCGGTCCCGTCTCGGTGCGGGTCGGGCGGTGCCGGTCCCGTCCCGGTGCGGGTCGGGCGGTGCCGGTCCCGTCCCTGTGCGGGTCGCAGCGGAGCCGGGGCGGTGCCGGATCCGGTCCCTGTGCGGGTCGCAGCGGAgccggggcggtgccggcggcggtgccggtgcgggccggggcggggtcGGTGCCGGGGCCGAGCGGagccgggcgggcgcggggagGGCTGAGGCGGCGGCGCCTGCGCGGGGCCATCGCGGCGCTCCGCGAAGTTCCGCGGGGCCCGGGGAAGTTTGGGCTCGGCTCGGCCCCGGCCATGGCCTTCCGCCGGCGGGCCAAGAGCCACCCGCTCTTCAGCCAGGAGTTCCTCATCCACAACCACGCCgacatcggcttctgcctggTGCTCAGCGTCCTCATCGCCCTCATGTTCGAG GTGACAGCCAAGACTGCCTTCCTGTTCATCTTACCTCAGTATAA
- the TRAM2 gene encoding translocating chain-associated membrane protein 2 isoform X2 — protein sequence MSVSIPGARSRSLTSELSTACLVQVLALGPVLGLCRVRVQGWGEVRCQDRGWVPVCVRAQVRSGSGWGPDRVLGPGLGPGPAPWPDPGASRCQCRTRSRCGSERCECQCRGGVGAGPGAGRSGVRAGAGPGAGRSGAGAVPMAGSGWGRYRCGSGRCRSRPGAGRAVPDPVPVRVGRCRSRLGAGRAVPVPSRCGSGGAGPVPVRVAAEPGRCRIRSLCGSQRSRGGAGGGAGAGRGGVGAGAERSRAGAGRAEAAAPARGHRGAPRSSAGPGEVWARLGPGHGLPPAGQEPPALQPGVPHPQPRRHRLLPGAQRPHRPHVRGDSQDCLPVHLTSV from the exons ATGTCCGTGTCCATACCTGGGGCCAGGTCTCGGTCTCTCACATCCGAGCTTTCCACTGCGTGCTTGGTCCAGGTCCTGGCTCTTGGAccggtgctggggctgtgccgggTCCGTGTCCAGGGCTGGGGTGAGGTCCGGTGCCAGGACCGGGGCTGGGTCCCGGTTTGTGTCCGTGCCCAGGTCCGGTCCGGCTCAGGGTGGGGCCCCGATCGGGTGCTGGGTCCCGGTTTGGGACCGGGTCCAGCTCCGTGGCCGGATCCCGGTGCGAGTCGGTGCCAATGCCGGACCCGGTCCCGGTGCGGATCGGAGCGCTGCGAGTGCCAGTGTCGGGGTGGGGTCGGTGCCGGTCCCGGTGCAGGTCGGAGCGGAGTCAGGGCTGGTGCCGGTCCCGGTGCAGGTCGGAGCGGTGCTGGGGCAGTGCCGATGGCCGGGTCGGGGTGGGGTCGGTACCGGTGCGGATCGGGGCGGTGCCGGTCCCGTCCCGGTGCGGGTCG GGCGGTGCCGGATCCGGTCCCGGTGCGGGTCGGGCGGTGCCGGTCCCGTCTCGGTGCGGGTCGGGCGGTGCCGGTCCCGTCCCGGTGCGGGTCGGGCGGTGCCGGTCCCGTCCCTGTGCGGGTCGCAGCGGAGCCGGGGCGGTGCCGGATCCGGTCCCTGTGCGGGTCGCAGCGGAgccggggcggtgccggcggcggtgccggtgcgggccggggcggggtcGGTGCCGGGGCCGAGCGGagccgggcgggcgcggggagGGCTGAGGCGGCGGCGCCTGCGCGGGGCCATCGCGGCGCTCCGCGAAGTTCCGCGGGGCCCGGGGAAGTTTGGGCTCGGCTCGGCCCCGGCCATGGCCTTCCGCCGGCGGGCCAAGAGCCACCCGCTCTTCAGCCAGGAGTTCCTCATCCACAACCACGCCgacatcggcttctgcctggTGCTCAGCGTCCTCATCGCCCTCATGTTCGAG GTGACAGCCAAGACTGCCTTCCTGTTCATCTTACCTCAGTATAA